One genomic region from Arthrobacter pigmenti encodes:
- a CDS encoding type II toxin-antitoxin system Phd/YefM family antitoxin — protein sequence MSSTVSLAEAKAHLSELVVRVGGQHERVTVTVHGKPSAILLAPEDLESLEETIAILSDPETMRRLASSESELAHGEVESESDLAAAMERRHRPYA from the coding sequence ATGAGTAGTACCGTGTCGCTGGCTGAGGCGAAGGCTCACCTGTCCGAACTAGTGGTCCGCGTGGGCGGTCAGCACGAGAGGGTCACGGTTACGGTACACGGCAAGCCGTCGGCGATTCTGCTGGCACCCGAGGACCTTGAATCACTCGAGGAGACAATCGCGATCCTCTCCGACCCCGAAACAATGCGGCGACTGGCAAGTTCGGAGTCCGAGCTCGCACACGGTGAAGTCGAGTCTGAATCGGACCTCGCCGCAGCGATGGAA
- a CDS encoding LysR family transcriptional regulator ArgP produces MKEIDPTQALALAAIIHQGSFDAAASHLSITPSAVSQRIRALETAVGRPVLRRTRPVQPTETGEAIVRFARKLELLSADLSAELRETKDAPRQRIVIVINGDSLHTWALRALVPVAETLELEILREDQEHSLDLLRSGAAAAAITSVASPVQGCSSSPLGIMRYIPVCTDEFQQRWFVDGATVENLERAPVVVFDRKDDLQDQYLRSRTKRAITPPRHYVPAAQEFAEAIRLGMGWGLLAELELAHDPAAANLTALVPRGHVDVPLYWQQWRHGSSALEAVAEAIRTGAAVLRRAQPQSRKSGGAPGLDFSSTSSHTYDYE; encoded by the coding sequence ATGAAGGAGATTGATCCAACCCAGGCGTTGGCACTAGCCGCCATCATTCACCAGGGCAGCTTCGACGCTGCTGCTTCCCACCTCTCCATCACCCCATCCGCCGTCAGCCAGCGCATCCGCGCCTTGGAGACCGCCGTCGGCCGGCCCGTCCTGCGGCGAACCCGTCCGGTCCAGCCGACCGAAACGGGTGAGGCGATCGTGCGATTCGCCCGGAAGCTCGAGCTGCTCTCGGCGGACCTGTCGGCTGAGCTGCGTGAAACGAAGGATGCGCCGCGTCAACGCATCGTGATCGTGATCAACGGCGATTCCCTGCACACGTGGGCACTTCGCGCGCTGGTGCCGGTTGCCGAAACACTGGAACTGGAGATCCTGCGCGAGGATCAGGAGCACTCACTGGACCTGCTGCGGAGCGGGGCGGCCGCTGCGGCCATCACCTCGGTTGCCAGCCCGGTGCAGGGTTGTTCGTCCAGTCCGCTGGGGATCATGCGCTACATCCCGGTCTGTACTGACGAATTCCAGCAGCGCTGGTTCGTCGATGGTGCCACCGTGGAGAACCTGGAGCGCGCCCCCGTGGTGGTCTTCGACCGCAAGGATGACCTCCAGGACCAGTACCTGCGAAGCAGGACAAAGCGAGCGATCACTCCGCCACGGCACTACGTTCCGGCGGCCCAGGAGTTCGCGGAAGCCATCCGGCTCGGCATGGGCTGGGGCCTGCTCGCCGAACTGGAGCTGGCTCATGACCCAGCAGCTGCGAATCTCACGGCACTCGTCCCAAGAGGGCACGTGGATGTGCCGCTCTACTGGCAGCAGTGGCGTCACGGATCCAGCGCCCTCGAAGCAGTCGCCGAAGCAATCCGCACCGGCGCCGCTGTTCTTCGCAGAGCCCAACCCCAATCACGGAAGTCGGGTGGCGCACCCGGCCTAGACTTCTCATCAACTTCTAGTCATACTTATGACTATGAGTAG
- a CDS encoding LysE family transporter → MLDSTLTGFVAGLSLIIAIGSQNAFVLRQGLRRSHVALVVAVCALSDIALITLGVGGLGVVIEHAPVLLEVIRWAGAAFLLGYAVLAGLRAVRGEQLDVTKGRGCGSWRTALATCLALTWLNPHVYLDTVLLLGSLASTHGIQGRWWFAIGACAGSIVWFTALGVGARYLAPLFNRRLAWRILDGVIAAVMLALAISLIV, encoded by the coding sequence GTGCTCGACTCCACGCTCACCGGCTTCGTTGCCGGTCTATCGCTCATCATCGCTATCGGCTCGCAGAACGCCTTTGTGCTCCGGCAGGGCCTGCGCCGATCCCACGTTGCCCTCGTTGTAGCTGTCTGCGCGCTTTCCGACATCGCGCTCATCACGCTTGGCGTCGGCGGCCTCGGGGTTGTCATTGAACATGCACCGGTACTGCTGGAGGTCATCCGCTGGGCCGGCGCGGCTTTCCTTCTGGGATACGCGGTGCTGGCGGGGCTACGGGCAGTGCGCGGCGAGCAACTCGACGTGACGAAGGGCAGGGGTTGCGGATCCTGGCGGACCGCACTTGCCACGTGCCTGGCCCTGACCTGGCTCAACCCGCATGTGTACCTGGATACGGTGCTCCTGCTGGGGTCACTGGCAAGCACGCACGGCATCCAGGGCAGGTGGTGGTTCGCGATCGGCGCCTGTGCAGGCAGCATCGTGTGGTTTACGGCCCTCGGCGTGGGTGCCCGCTACCTCGCTCCGCTCTTCAACCGGCGCCTTGCGTGGAGGATCCTCGACGGCGTTATCGCCGCCGTCATGCTTGCACTGGCTATCTCACTGATCGTGTAA
- a CDS encoding GTP pyrophosphokinase — protein sequence MVSTWEELDERLRPAVQESVSEFERVRPALEAVTREVRDSIQEIFTGTDLRPLFVTARTKSVESFRDKASRMLSDGDGPPSLVFPDPLRNLTDLVGVRVITTLPHEVDIAANLIKRQRHEFDCRGDREKDIGSIESGTYGYSSRHLILRTIQNDAVRTYQQLLGSDSGSYMFETQIRTVLAHAWSEIEHDIRFKSFNPKAWSPYFDRQFTATAAMLESVESTFADLHSRYEKVTGFWDPEGEGSVELTPDRIREVWQTLLPHVDRKSDDNWRWAAELLSAHGITTTTALASLLQADTITSVRRALDHRYSPGPDRLLDDVLLWNFGERHIELTANAPEAGTSRRDSLLRRYRQIRNFRARED from the coding sequence TTGGTGAGTACGTGGGAAGAACTGGATGAGCGGCTGAGGCCAGCGGTCCAGGAGAGTGTCAGCGAGTTTGAGCGGGTGCGCCCGGCGCTGGAGGCTGTCACGCGTGAGGTCCGCGACAGCATCCAGGAAATCTTCACCGGAACGGACCTGCGGCCGCTGTTCGTCACGGCGCGCACAAAGTCGGTCGAATCCTTCCGCGACAAGGCCTCGCGGATGCTCAGCGACGGTGACGGTCCGCCGTCGCTCGTTTTCCCGGACCCGCTGCGGAACCTGACGGACCTGGTGGGTGTCCGGGTCATCACCACGCTGCCGCACGAAGTGGATATCGCGGCGAATCTCATCAAGCGCCAGCGCCACGAGTTCGACTGCCGGGGTGACCGGGAGAAGGACATCGGCTCCATTGAATCGGGCACGTACGGCTATTCCAGCCGCCACCTCATCCTGCGGACCATTCAGAACGACGCCGTCCGCACCTACCAGCAGCTGCTCGGCTCTGACTCCGGCAGCTACATGTTCGAGACGCAGATCCGCACCGTGCTGGCACACGCCTGGTCCGAGATCGAGCACGACATCCGGTTCAAGTCCTTCAACCCCAAGGCGTGGAGCCCCTACTTCGACCGGCAGTTCACCGCCACCGCAGCCATGCTGGAGAGCGTCGAATCCACCTTCGCGGACCTGCATTCCCGGTATGAGAAGGTGACCGGATTCTGGGATCCCGAGGGCGAGGGCAGCGTGGAACTCACCCCCGACCGCATCCGGGAAGTCTGGCAAACCCTGCTCCCACACGTTGACCGGAAGTCGGATGACAACTGGCGCTGGGCCGCCGAGCTCCTCTCCGCCCACGGGATTACGACGACGACGGCCCTCGCCTCCCTGCTCCAGGCCGACACCATCACCTCGGTCCGGCGCGCCCTCGACCACCGTTACTCGCCGGGGCCGGACCGGCTCCTCGACGACGTGCTGCTGTGGAACTTCGGCGAACGACACATCGAGCTGACGGCAAATGCACCGGAAGCGGGCACGTCGCGGAGGGACAGCCTGCTGAGGCGCTACCGGCAGATCCGGAACTTCCGGGCGCGGGAAGACTGA
- a CDS encoding alpha/beta hydrolase family protein — protein MTDLSRRAVLGGALLSAAALSGCGPTQPSAPAGARKEPMRYTYGSDPSQFADLYLPEGEPRGVVVIIHGGFWRSQYSLELGVPLAEDLTPRGFACWNLEYRRAGNGGGWPETFEDIAAGIDLLSTAAKEHGLDISTTTALGHSAGGHLAVWAAGRASLPSGAPGAGTPAVPLTGVVSQSGVLNLQLAYEERLGSGAVQNLLGEPEGDKYRLADPVTAIPLAVPVVALHGEEDTTVPLSQSESYVEAAVAAGAEAELMLIPGDHFAMITPGTDAWERVVDAVEQLA, from the coding sequence ATGACCGACCTCTCGCGGCGCGCAGTCCTCGGCGGGGCGTTGCTCTCCGCAGCCGCCCTCTCCGGGTGCGGTCCCACCCAACCGTCGGCGCCTGCCGGTGCGAGGAAGGAACCCATGCGCTATACCTACGGAAGTGATCCCAGCCAGTTCGCGGACCTGTACCTGCCGGAGGGGGAGCCACGCGGCGTCGTCGTCATCATTCACGGGGGTTTCTGGCGTAGCCAGTACTCCCTCGAGCTCGGTGTGCCGCTCGCGGAGGACCTCACCCCACGCGGTTTTGCCTGCTGGAACCTCGAGTACCGCAGGGCCGGCAACGGCGGCGGCTGGCCGGAAACCTTCGAGGACATCGCGGCAGGAATTGACCTGCTCTCCACAGCAGCAAAGGAGCACGGCCTCGACATCAGTACGACGACGGCGCTCGGCCACTCCGCGGGTGGCCACCTTGCGGTGTGGGCGGCGGGGCGGGCGTCCCTTCCGTCCGGAGCGCCAGGAGCCGGCACTCCGGCGGTGCCGCTGACCGGCGTCGTCAGTCAATCGGGCGTGCTGAACCTGCAGTTGGCGTACGAGGAACGACTGGGCAGCGGAGCGGTGCAGAATCTGCTGGGGGAGCCGGAGGGGGACAAGTACCGGCTTGCCGATCCGGTGACCGCCATCCCGCTGGCGGTTCCGGTGGTTGCGCTGCACGGGGAGGAAGATACGACCGTACCGCTGAGCCAGTCGGAGTCCTATGTCGAGGCCGCGGTTGCGGCTGGAGCCGAAGCGGAACTGATGCTCATCCCCGGCGACCACTTCGCTATGATCACGCCCGGTACCGACGCCTGGGAGCGCGTCGTTGACGCCGTGGAACAGCTGGCCTGA
- a CDS encoding PGPGW domain-containing protein translates to MSARSRFHRAAHRTGLEILGWTLVVLGIAALVLPGPGLLMVVGGLAVLSQQYAWAERRLHPIKERAFQAARIGVKTWPRIAVSALSAFAFMTVGIIWMTQPPAPGWWPLDERWWLPGGWGTGLSLVLSAVIALVLLVYSIRRFREAPKQTS, encoded by the coding sequence ATGAGTGCGCGATCCCGGTTCCATCGGGCTGCCCATCGCACCGGCCTGGAAATCCTCGGCTGGACCCTTGTTGTGCTCGGAATCGCAGCGCTGGTGTTGCCCGGTCCCGGCCTGTTGATGGTGGTCGGCGGACTGGCGGTGCTGTCCCAGCAGTACGCGTGGGCTGAGCGGCGGCTGCACCCGATCAAGGAGCGGGCCTTCCAGGCAGCGCGCATCGGTGTGAAGACGTGGCCGCGCATCGCTGTCAGCGCGTTGAGCGCCTTCGCGTTCATGACGGTGGGAATCATCTGGATGACGCAGCCGCCCGCCCCGGGCTGGTGGCCGCTGGATGAGCGGTGGTGGCTGCCCGGCGGGTGGGGGACGGGCCTGAGCCTGGTCCTGTCGGCCGTGATCGCGCTGGTTCTGCTGGTCTACAGCATCCGCCGGTTTAGGGAAGCGCCTAAACAAACTTCTTGA
- a CDS encoding polysaccharide deacetylase family protein, with the protein MPAPQNVITGLPGEGNLLAWTVDDGTDPSVVAAYAEFAATTGARLTLFATCMYPAWERNVQALKPLVDSGQVQLGNHTWSHPDLTSLTHQGVVDELQRAHDRIGELFGVDARPFFRPPYGYYNEHVLQAAASIGYTTPTLWYGSLADSALLTEQQIIDNAKQWFLPQHIVIGHLNFDPVTRVFPELQALIRERALTTVTLNDVFSSNFHP; encoded by the coding sequence GTGCCGGCGCCGCAGAACGTCATCACGGGTTTGCCCGGTGAGGGAAACCTCCTTGCCTGGACGGTCGACGACGGCACGGACCCCTCGGTCGTCGCCGCGTACGCCGAGTTCGCCGCGACGACAGGAGCCCGCCTGACTCTGTTCGCGACCTGCATGTATCCAGCCTGGGAACGGAACGTTCAGGCACTCAAGCCACTTGTGGACAGCGGTCAGGTGCAGTTGGGCAACCACACCTGGAGCCATCCGGATCTCACATCGTTGACCCATCAGGGCGTCGTCGATGAACTGCAGCGCGCGCACGACCGGATCGGTGAGTTATTCGGCGTGGACGCCCGACCGTTCTTTCGTCCGCCCTACGGTTACTACAACGAGCACGTTCTCCAGGCCGCCGCCTCCATCGGTTACACCACCCCAACCCTTTGGTACGGTTCGCTGGCGGACTCGGCGCTGCTAACGGAACAACAAATCATTGACAACGCCAAACAGTGGTTCCTCCCACAGCACATTGTCATCGGCCACCTGAACTTCGACCCCGTTACCCGTGTGTTCCCGGAGTTGCAGGCGCTGATCCGTGAACGTGCGCTCACTACCGTCACCCTCAACGATGTATTCTCCAGCAATTTCCATCCATAG
- a CDS encoding PfkB family carbohydrate kinase → MLTVIGEALIDEVISDTAPPRAHVGGSPLNVAVGLARLGHPTQFLGRYGEDQFGRRIRAHLSENSVLTPLAPDSLPTSVASARLDPVGGANYTFQLAWELPDLSRREFLFNGTTLVHTGSIASMLTPGAKDVLAAVRHARPSATISYDPNCRPTIVKDADYAREQAEKFVALADIVKASDEDLQWLYPDRDPRESARRWLSLGPAVVVVTRGSKGPWAVVERGECEVAAPSVPVVDTVGAGDSFMAALLSALVDRELDGAQRRNELHSVSVEQVQGVLAFAVAAAAVTVSRAGANPPTRDELKVQGEYA, encoded by the coding sequence GTGCTCACGGTTATTGGCGAAGCCCTCATTGACGAAGTCATCAGCGACACCGCGCCGCCCCGCGCCCATGTGGGAGGAAGCCCGCTGAACGTTGCCGTTGGGCTCGCCCGGCTGGGCCACCCCACCCAGTTCCTTGGCCGGTACGGCGAGGACCAATTCGGTCGCCGCATCCGCGCGCACCTATCGGAAAACTCGGTGCTGACGCCGCTGGCTCCGGACTCCCTTCCCACCAGCGTTGCCTCCGCCCGTCTCGATCCGGTTGGCGGAGCCAACTACACCTTTCAGCTCGCCTGGGAACTGCCGGACCTGAGCCGGCGGGAATTCCTGTTCAACGGAACCACTCTGGTCCACACCGGATCCATCGCCTCGATGCTGACGCCCGGAGCAAAGGATGTTCTCGCTGCCGTCCGGCATGCCCGGCCCTCTGCCACCATCAGCTATGACCCGAACTGCCGGCCCACCATCGTCAAGGACGCCGACTATGCGCGGGAACAGGCGGAAAAGTTCGTCGCCCTCGCGGACATCGTCAAGGCCTCCGATGAGGACCTGCAGTGGCTGTACCCGGATCGCGACCCGCGCGAATCCGCCCGTCGCTGGCTGTCGCTGGGCCCCGCCGTCGTCGTCGTGACGCGCGGTTCCAAAGGCCCGTGGGCCGTGGTCGAACGCGGTGAGTGCGAGGTCGCCGCGCCGTCAGTCCCCGTGGTGGACACCGTGGGTGCGGGGGATTCGTTCATGGCCGCGCTGCTGAGCGCACTGGTGGACCGGGAGCTGGACGGCGCGCAGCGGAGGAATGAGCTGCACTCCGTGTCCGTTGAACAGGTACAGGGCGTGCTGGCGTTCGCGGTTGCAGCTGCGGCGGTGACCGTCTCCCGCGCCGGCGCCAATCCACCAACCCGAGACGAACTCAAAGTACAAGGAGAATACGCATGA
- a CDS encoding YbhB/YbcL family Raf kinase inhibitor-like protein — MTRDPYADLPDVPSFDLTSSDIRHNEPLDIKHASGRMGAGGHDVSPQLSWGGFPEGTRSFAVTVYDPDAPTASGFWHWAVFNIPASITSLPSGAGTEDGAGLPEGAVQLKNDGGFPGFVGAAPPAGHGPHHYHVVVHAVDVERLDIPAEASNAYLGFNLFSHTLGRARIIGTYEQ, encoded by the coding sequence ATGACCCGCGACCCCTACGCAGATCTTCCCGACGTTCCTTCTTTCGACCTCACCAGCTCGGACATCCGGCACAATGAACCGCTCGACATCAAGCACGCCTCCGGCCGGATGGGTGCCGGCGGACACGACGTCTCACCGCAGCTCTCCTGGGGCGGCTTCCCCGAGGGCACCAGGAGCTTCGCCGTGACCGTCTATGACCCGGATGCCCCTACCGCCAGCGGCTTCTGGCACTGGGCGGTCTTCAACATTCCCGCGAGCATCACGTCGCTGCCATCCGGTGCCGGCACGGAGGACGGCGCGGGACTGCCGGAAGGCGCCGTGCAGTTGAAGAACGACGGCGGCTTCCCCGGTTTCGTGGGCGCCGCCCCTCCCGCAGGTCACGGCCCACATCACTATCATGTGGTGGTTCACGCGGTGGACGTCGAGCGACTGGACATACCGGCGGAAGCTTCGAATGCCTACCTCGGATTCAACCTTTTCTCCCATACCCTTGGACGCGCGCGTATCATCGGCACCTACGAGCAGTAA
- a CDS encoding zinc-ribbon domain-containing protein, with protein sequence MLILFGFKTAVKELSRRQAVCPNCGQHASQRIDQRATKFTLFFIPLFTTSRKYSRTCAYCGVTSELSKGEKDALV encoded by the coding sequence ATGCTGATTCTGTTTGGATTCAAGACCGCCGTCAAGGAGCTCTCCCGCAGGCAGGCCGTGTGCCCAAACTGCGGCCAGCACGCGTCCCAGCGGATTGATCAGCGGGCAACGAAGTTCACGCTGTTCTTCATCCCGCTGTTCACCACGAGCCGCAAGTACTCGCGGACCTGTGCTTACTGTGGTGTCACGAGCGAGCTGTCGAAAGGCGAGAAGGACGCCCTCGTCTAG
- a CDS encoding HAD family hydrolase translates to MRLVASDMDGTIVGHNGQISDRTVRAFEACLAAGVEVVFVTGRPPRWLDPLRQLGFTGTVICSNGALTYDLGEEKVLSADLLDAESILKAQEIIRGLYPAATFAAETMDDFLIEPGFAPTGSIELLGGLEPRPLNETLNGNGAIKFLAREVDITADEFLHGVAPAVEHLVATTHSAPNMPLLEMSLPGINKAATLAKYAAGLGIEQEDVIAFGDMPNDVQMLGWAGHGYAMSSGHPEALAAANLRAPAFDDDGVAQVLEERLTSLKSA, encoded by the coding sequence ATGCGCCTGGTCGCCAGTGACATGGACGGCACCATCGTCGGCCACAACGGTCAAATTTCCGACCGCACCGTCCGCGCCTTCGAGGCATGCCTGGCCGCCGGCGTCGAGGTTGTGTTCGTTACGGGGCGGCCGCCCCGGTGGCTGGATCCGCTTCGGCAGCTCGGCTTCACGGGCACGGTGATCTGCTCAAACGGAGCGCTGACCTATGATCTCGGTGAAGAGAAAGTCCTCTCGGCGGACCTGCTGGACGCCGAAAGCATCCTCAAGGCTCAGGAGATCATCCGCGGGCTCTACCCGGCCGCAACCTTCGCGGCGGAGACCATGGATGACTTCCTCATCGAGCCGGGATTCGCTCCAACCGGATCAATCGAGTTGCTCGGCGGTCTCGAGCCGCGCCCGCTCAACGAAACATTGAACGGCAACGGCGCGATCAAGTTCCTGGCCCGCGAGGTGGACATCACCGCGGATGAATTCCTGCACGGGGTTGCGCCCGCCGTCGAGCACCTGGTCGCCACCACCCATTCCGCGCCTAATATGCCACTGCTCGAGATGAGCCTTCCCGGGATTAATAAGGCGGCCACGCTTGCAAAGTATGCGGCAGGCCTTGGGATCGAGCAGGAGGACGTGATTGCCTTCGGTGACATGCCGAATGACGTCCAGATGCTCGGTTGGGCCGGACACGGGTATGCAATGTCCTCCGGTCACCCGGAGGCGCTCGCAGCGGCTAATCTCCGCGCGCCGGCCTTCGACGACGACGGCGTCGCCCAGGTGCTGGAGGAGCGCCTGACCTCGCTGAAGTCAGCCTGA
- a CDS encoding glycerophosphodiester phosphodiesterase family protein has protein sequence MPKRYFDNPGPDGAQRPIALSHRGFAPDGRENTLPAMAAALDLGFAYLEIDVRTTRDGVVMVFHDERLERVTDGSGRLADHSLAELSAVRVRGSEPIPTLEEVLERWPGVRLNIDIKDDSSIQPFADLVEKHGVHDRVLVAAFSDRRRLRVLRKLSRPTASSAGMAVNALIKALSPLKLTRLIAKLARVDCVQVPLRFRGLRVADRNFIRRCNEAEVPVHVWTINDRATMEELLDDGASGLVSDRADLLAEVMVAWGAWPQYN, from the coding sequence GTGCCGAAGCGTTACTTCGACAATCCCGGGCCCGACGGCGCGCAGCGGCCAATCGCCCTCTCACACCGCGGATTCGCACCAGACGGCAGGGAAAACACCCTGCCCGCGATGGCGGCCGCACTGGACCTGGGTTTCGCGTACCTGGAGATCGACGTGCGGACCACGCGCGACGGCGTCGTCATGGTCTTTCACGATGAGCGCCTTGAGCGCGTGACCGACGGCAGCGGCAGGCTCGCCGACCACAGCCTGGCGGAGCTGAGCGCGGTCAGGGTCCGGGGAAGTGAGCCCATTCCCACGCTTGAGGAAGTCCTGGAACGTTGGCCAGGCGTAAGACTCAACATCGACATCAAGGACGACTCCTCAATCCAGCCGTTCGCTGACCTCGTTGAGAAGCACGGTGTCCACGACCGGGTTCTGGTCGCCGCGTTCTCCGACCGGCGTCGGTTGCGGGTGCTGCGGAAGCTCAGCCGGCCCACGGCGTCGTCGGCTGGTATGGCGGTCAATGCCCTGATCAAGGCGTTGTCCCCGCTGAAGCTCACGCGGCTGATCGCGAAACTGGCCCGTGTGGACTGCGTTCAGGTTCCGCTGCGGTTCCGTGGACTTCGGGTTGCCGACCGCAACTTCATCCGACGGTGCAACGAGGCGGAAGTGCCGGTGCACGTCTGGACGATCAATGACAGGGCCACCATGGAGGAATTGCTCGACGACGGCGCGAGCGGGCTGGTGTCTGACCGCGCCGATCTCCTCGCCGAGGTCATGGTGGCGTGGGGAGCTTGGCCGCAGTACAATTAG
- a CDS encoding MarR family winged helix-turn-helix transcriptional regulator, with the protein MSVSQEEDLLLERQLCFALSVASRSVIGAYRPVLEELNLTHPQYLVMLALWEKSPRTVRELGEALAMEPATLSPMLKRLEANGMLTRQRVAGNERALAVELTPAGRELRQKALSVPGTMMAKLGLTREQVEDLNATMAQVIAATQRA; encoded by the coding sequence ATGAGCGTCTCGCAGGAGGAGGACCTGCTCCTCGAGCGGCAGCTCTGCTTTGCGCTCTCGGTTGCCTCCCGCAGCGTCATTGGCGCCTATCGGCCGGTACTCGAGGAGTTGAACCTCACCCACCCCCAGTATCTTGTGATGCTCGCGCTGTGGGAGAAGAGTCCGCGCACAGTCCGCGAGCTCGGCGAAGCGCTTGCCATGGAACCGGCAACACTCTCGCCCATGCTGAAGCGCCTCGAAGCGAACGGAATGCTCACCCGTCAGCGGGTGGCGGGAAACGAGCGGGCGCTCGCCGTCGAGCTCACGCCTGCCGGGCGGGAGCTGCGGCAGAAAGCCCTCTCCGTGCCGGGTACCATGATGGCCAAATTGGGTTTGACCCGCGAACAGGTGGAGGACCTCAACGCCACCATGGCGCAGGTCATCGCTGCAACCCAGCGAGCCTGA
- a CDS encoding class I SAM-dependent methyltransferase — MDRYEHFAPFYNALSGEWPVYSAGREAGIRALGLRAGMTVLDLGCGTGLNFPGLLSGIGATGRVIGVDGSPAMLAQARRARGTGVDLVCADLTSPLPGLPRVDAVITTYVLSLIPAWRMVWESVVRPLGRRTRVCIVDMQRPKGAYGLLSPLARAACALGGSDIDAHPWTVVEEECDDVVSASARGGHLQIRAGTLR; from the coding sequence TTGGACCGCTACGAGCACTTTGCACCCTTCTACAACGCACTCTCCGGCGAGTGGCCCGTGTACTCCGCCGGACGCGAAGCGGGAATTCGTGCACTGGGGCTTAGGGCCGGCATGACCGTCCTGGATCTTGGCTGCGGGACGGGCCTGAACTTCCCGGGGCTGCTCTCCGGAATCGGCGCAACCGGCCGGGTTATCGGCGTCGACGGAAGTCCCGCAATGCTGGCCCAGGCCCGGCGCGCCCGGGGAACCGGCGTCGATCTGGTCTGCGCCGATCTCACCTCACCGCTCCCCGGTCTCCCGCGCGTTGACGCCGTCATCACCACGTATGTTCTCTCGCTCATTCCGGCGTGGCGGATGGTCTGGGAATCGGTAGTCCGCCCGCTCGGTCGCCGAACGCGGGTCTGCATTGTGGACATGCAAAGGCCGAAGGGTGCTTATGGGCTGCTCTCACCTCTGGCACGGGCGGCGTGTGCGCTGGGCGGCTCGGACATCGACGCGCATCCCTGGACAGTTGTGGAGGAGGAGTGCGACGACGTAGTCAGCGCCTCCGCGCGCGGTGGCCACCTGCAGATCCGGGCCGGGACGCTGCGCTGA